Genomic DNA from Candidatus Palauibacter australiensis:
TCACCTGCTCGTGCGGCAGATGACTCGCGAGGCCGAGACCGATCGACGAGGCGAGCCCCATCGCGTGCTGCAGGTAGAAGAAGTTCTCGCGGTGGCCGAGGTCGTACAGTTCCTGGGCGCAGGCCCCCATGATCGTGACGACCAGCCTGTCCTCGATCTCGGGGTAGATCAGCTCCAGGCAGTCCTCCCGCCGCATCAGGCCTCCTCCCCCCGCCTGAATCCGCCGTCCCGCATCACACTTCCATGAGGTCGCGCGTCAGCAGCAGCGCGACCGGCGAGAGCGAACTCTGCGACAGCGTGTACGCCTCGGCGATCTCCTTCGCGACGAGCGCCGGATCTCTCGCGTGGTGGTAGGGGATGTTGAGCGCCTGCAGCAACCCCTCCGTCACGATCCCGCCACGAGTGTGCCACGGGTAGGGCTCGCCCCAGTGGCCCCGGACCGCGATGAGCATGCAGAGCGGGACGGAGTAGAGCTGGGCGAGGGAGATGATCCCGTTCATTGCCGCGAAGAAGCCGTGGTTCTGCATGAGCAGGATGTGCGGCTCGCCGGCGAAGTAGGCCCCGGCGGCGATGCCGACCGCCTCCTCCTCCTTGGCGACCTGGATGAGATCGACCTCGGGATCGTCCTCGGCGCGCTGCAGGAGGAGACCGAGCCATGTCTCCGGCAGAGCGGAGATGCTGCGGATGCCGGCGGCCTTGATCCCGTCGAAGACGGCCTTCGAGTTCTCGTAGGAAACGGTCATGCGCCGAACGGTGCGCGCAGGAGCCCAAGTGGCGCAATCCCCATCGCCGAAATGACGATTGGACGATGAAACAATAACGATCAGACGCGGTGCAAATAACGATTGGACGAAGATCGAATAACGATCAGACGCGGTTTCCGGCGTGACCCCAGGCTGTTACGATGGGCAACATGCAACGATCCACGCCCATGTATCGACGTCTGGCGGCCCGCTTCGTCAAGGAGGCGCTCTCCGACACGCCGGTCGTCTTCCTCATGGGCGCGCGGCAAGTCGGAAAAACCACGCTGGTTCGAACTCTGATCGACGAAACCTGGGAATACATCACGTTCGACGACCGCGCGCAGTTGGAGATCGCCCGCGCGGATCCCGTGGGCTTCATACGTAACCTGCCTGCGAAGAAGATCGCGCTCGACGAAGTGCAGCGCGTTCCCGATGCGCTCCTCGCGGTCAAACAGGCGGTGGACGAGGACCGCACGCCCGGCCGCTTCCTGCTGACCGGCTCCGCCAACGCCATGCTGCTGCCCAAGTTGGCCGATGCCCTGGTTGGGCGAATGGAGGCCGTCCGGCTGGCGACACTGTCCGAGTGCGAAATCGCCGCTCGGGAACCCAGCTTCATCGACACCATGCTGCGGCTGGAAATGCCGGTGGCCGCCGAGGTGCGCGTAAGGGACCGCTTGGTGCGGCGGATCGTAGCGGGCGGATTCCCCGAGCCCTTGGCCCGAACGAGCGAGCGGCGGGCCCGCGCGTGGCACGAGCAGTACATCGGTACCCTGGTGCAGCGGGATCTGCGTGAACTCGCCCGCGTCGAGCACCTGGACGCGATGACGAAACTGCTCAAACTGACCGCCCTCTACTCCGGCCGCCTCGTCAATCTCGCCGAGCTTGGGGGCAGGCTGGGCCTGAACCGCCTCACCGTCGGCCGATACCTCGCTCTTCTGGAACAGCTCTTCGTCGTGGAGCGGCTGCCCGCGTGGCACACGAGCGAGTTCAAACGGCTCGTCAAGGCCCCGAAGCTGCACGCCGTCGACACGGGCATGATATGCGCCCTGCGCGGGATCAACCGGCACATGTTGCTGAACCGACCCGGCGAACTCGGGGCGCTGCTGGAGTCCTTCGTATACAACGAGCTGCGGAAGCAGGCGCTGTGGGCAGATGAACCGCTGACGTTCCATCACTACCGAGACAAGGACAAGGTGGAGGTGGACATCGTCATTGAGACGCTGTCCGGCCGATGCTTCGCGATCGAGGTAAAGGCGGCGGCGGGTTTGACGGCCGGGGACTTCCACGCTTTGAGACGGTTTCGAACCGTCGCCGGCGACCGGTTCGGGGCAGGCATTCTGCTGTACGACGGTGACCACGCCACAGCGTTCGGGGACCGGCTGTTCGCCGTGCCGATCGGGGCGCTGTGGGCGGGGACGGCAATGTGATCTCCTGTTCCACCCGCTTCGCCGTGGCGCGGCCGTTGCGCGGTCCAGCCGCGTGTGGGCACCATGGACGCAGCAAGGAGTGTGTATGGACGAATCGGAAAGGCGGCCGGTCGACCGGCGCGGGTTCATCAGGGACGCGGCGGTGGGTGCGGCCGCATTCGCCGCCCCGGGGAAGCTGATGGCCGACCAGGACGAGTCACACGAGCACAGTCACGAGCACGACCACGACCATGATCATCAGGACGTGCCGTCGGACATCGCCCTCCGGGTGCGGGCGCTGGAGTCCGTCCTCGCGGAGAAGGGGATGGTGGATTCGGCGGCGCTGGACGAAATCGTGGACACGTACGAGAACCGGATCGGCCCGCGGAACGGAGCCGAGGTGGTCGCGCGCGCCTGGGTCGATCCCGCGTACCGCGAGCGCCTCCTCGCGGATGGGACCGCGGCGATCGGCGAACTCGGCCATCTGGGCGGTCAGGGCGAGCACATGAAGGTCGTGGCGAACACCGCGGAGGTGCACAACCTCGTCGTCTGCACGCTGTGCTCGTGCTACCCGTGGCCGACGCTGGGCCTCCCGCCCGTGTGGTACAAGTCCGCCCCCTTCCGGGCGCGGGCGGTCATCGAGCCGCGCGCCGTGCTGAGCGAATTCGGTCTCGATGTGCCCGAGGATGTCGAGGTCCGCGTCTGGGACAGCACCGCGGAGATCCGCTACCTGGTGCTCCCGGAGCGGCCCGCCGGCACCGAGGAGATGAGCGAAGAGGAGCTGGCGGGGATCGTCAGCCGGGACTCGATGATCGGCGTGGCCCGGGTCGAGGCGCCAGCGGGAGGCCCGTCCGGAGGAGACCGGTGAACACGATCCACGACATGGGCGGCATGGACGGCTTCGGCCCGGTCGAGCCCGAGGAGAACGAGCCCGTCTTCCACCACCGCTGGGAGGGGCGCGTGTACGCGCTCACCAGGGCGGTCGGTCCGTGGGGCCGGGGGCGCGAATGGCCCTCCTTCCGCTACACGCTCGAGAGCATCCCCCCCGTCGAATACCTCAGCATGTCCTACTACGAGCGCTGGTTCCGGATGATGACGACCCGACTGCTCGTGAGCGGCCTCATCTCGGAGACCGAACTGGAGACCGGCTACCCGGATCCGGGGGCGCCGCGGCCGGAGATGCTCCCGCCCTCGAACACCGGGGCGCCGGGCGCCGGGCTCCTCGACATGGATGTACCCGCCCGCTTCGCGCCGAACGACCGGGTGCGTGCGCGGAACCTCCACCCGCGCGGCCACACGCGGCAGCCGCGCTACGTCCGCGGGCGGCAGGGAACCGTGGTCGAGGACTACGGCGTCTACGCGCTGCAGGACACGGACGAGGACGGCCGGCGTCCCCTCGACCGCCGCCCGCAGCACGTCTACTCGGTGCGCTTCGAGGCGCGGGAACTGTGGGGTGAGCGGGCCGCCGCGGGCGACGCGATCTACGTCGACCTGTGGGAAGACTACCTGGAGCCAGCGTGACGACGAGCGCCGGACGGGGCGGGGCCGAGCGGGTCGACGCCGAACGTCTCGCGGCACTCCCTCCGCTGCCCACTGACGAGGAGGGCCCGGTGTTCGAGGCGCCGTGGCAGGCACAGGCCTTCGCGCTTGCGGTGAAGCTCTCCGAGGAGGGACACTTCACGTGGAAGGAGTGGGCCGGGACGCTCGCCGACGAACTCGCCGAGGCGGAAGCGCGTGGGGAACCGGACGACGGCTCCCGCTACTACCACCACTGGGTCGCCGCCCTCGAACGGC
This window encodes:
- a CDS encoding thiamine pyrophosphate-binding protein; protein product: MTVSYENSKAVFDGIKAAGIRSISALPETWLGLLLQRAEDDPEVDLIQVAKEEEAVGIAAGAYFAGEPHILLMQNHGFFAAMNGIISLAQLYSVPLCMLIAVRGHWGEPYPWHTRGGIVTEGLLQALNIPYHHARDPALVAKEIAEAYTLSQSSLSPVALLLTRDLMEV
- a CDS encoding ATP-binding protein; protein product: MYRRLAARFVKEALSDTPVVFLMGARQVGKTTLVRTLIDETWEYITFDDRAQLEIARADPVGFIRNLPAKKIALDEVQRVPDALLAVKQAVDEDRTPGRFLLTGSANAMLLPKLADALVGRMEAVRLATLSECEIAAREPSFIDTMLRLEMPVAAEVRVRDRLVRRIVAGGFPEPLARTSERRARAWHEQYIGTLVQRDLRELARVEHLDAMTKLLKLTALYSGRLVNLAELGGRLGLNRLTVGRYLALLEQLFVVERLPAWHTSEFKRLVKAPKLHAVDTGMICALRGINRHMLLNRPGELGALLESFVYNELRKQALWADEPLTFHHYRDKDKVEVDIVIETLSGRCFAIEVKAAAGLTAGDFHALRRFRTVAGDRFGAGILLYDGDHATAFGDRLFAVPIGALWAGTAM
- the nthA gene encoding nitrile hydratase subunit alpha, which gives rise to MADQDESHEHSHEHDHDHDHQDVPSDIALRVRALESVLAEKGMVDSAALDEIVDTYENRIGPRNGAEVVARAWVDPAYRERLLADGTAAIGELGHLGGQGEHMKVVANTAEVHNLVVCTLCSCYPWPTLGLPPVWYKSAPFRARAVIEPRAVLSEFGLDVPEDVEVRVWDSTAEIRYLVLPERPAGTEEMSEEELAGIVSRDSMIGVARVEAPAGGPSGGDR
- the nthB gene encoding nitrile hydratase subunit beta, producing MNTIHDMGGMDGFGPVEPEENEPVFHHRWEGRVYALTRAVGPWGRGREWPSFRYTLESIPPVEYLSMSYYERWFRMMTTRLLVSGLISETELETGYPDPGAPRPEMLPPSNTGAPGAGLLDMDVPARFAPNDRVRARNLHPRGHTRQPRYVRGRQGTVVEDYGVYALQDTDEDGRRPLDRRPQHVYSVRFEARELWGERAAAGDAIYVDLWEDYLEPA
- a CDS encoding nitrile hydratase accessory protein; the encoded protein is MTTSAGRGGAERVDAERLAALPPLPTDEEGPVFEAPWQAQAFALAVKLSEEGHFTWKEWAGTLADELAEAEARGEPDDGSRYYHHWVAALERLVVDRRLSTSAALDDCKEAWADAYRHTPHGQPVELRRTD